A region of Streptomyces sp. WMMC500 DNA encodes the following proteins:
- a CDS encoding substrate-binding domain-containing protein, translating to MLRKGTALRRLAGTAVAAVLVAGAASCTIKNSDDPGEDRVAAARPGSGTAELADGSGTKVALVPGGAHPYFQPWKKTGAAAERTYGLGDVLVDETAEWDQQKQNNLLSTLAARGYNAFGVFGVSPTDVNTTFADLKSQGLAVASLGSCPAGDTNEADFCLSTDVELAAYKAAQATIDAMGGKGTLVHLTGNNVDANTQLRRRGVEKAVEETGGEVRLLQTVTDIDKDLQTAQKAVSDLLAAKGQEIDGIVTTAYNPAVAAAEAVGSSGSPAKVVAIDDDRKILDSIESGAVSATVVQNPAGQAEIGAWALALLQSEQCVMSTPGQIVDSGSFVVTKDNLTDYDEDRQARTEALKKQFADELLSCR from the coding sequence ATGCTGCGGAAGGGGACCGCTCTCAGACGGCTCGCGGGGACGGCGGTCGCCGCCGTCCTCGTGGCCGGCGCTGCCTCGTGCACCATCAAGAACTCCGACGACCCCGGCGAGGACCGGGTGGCCGCCGCGCGGCCGGGGAGCGGGACCGCGGAGCTGGCGGACGGGTCGGGGACCAAGGTCGCGCTCGTGCCGGGGGGTGCGCACCCCTACTTCCAGCCGTGGAAGAAGACGGGCGCCGCCGCGGAGAGGACGTACGGCCTCGGCGACGTGCTCGTCGACGAGACCGCCGAGTGGGACCAGCAGAAGCAGAACAACCTGCTCTCCACCCTCGCGGCCCGCGGCTACAACGCGTTCGGGGTGTTCGGGGTGTCGCCGACCGACGTCAACACCACGTTCGCCGACCTGAAGTCGCAGGGCCTCGCCGTGGCGTCCCTCGGCTCCTGCCCGGCGGGCGACACCAACGAGGCCGACTTCTGCCTCTCCACCGACGTCGAACTCGCCGCGTACAAGGCCGCGCAGGCCACCATCGACGCGATGGGCGGCAAGGGCACCCTCGTCCACCTCACCGGCAACAATGTCGACGCGAACACCCAACTGCGCCGCCGGGGCGTCGAGAAGGCGGTCGAGGAGACCGGCGGCGAGGTCAGGCTGCTGCAGACCGTCACCGACATCGACAAGGACCTGCAGACCGCGCAGAAGGCGGTGTCGGACCTGCTCGCCGCCAAGGGGCAGGAGATCGACGGCATCGTCACCACCGCGTACAACCCCGCCGTCGCCGCCGCCGAGGCGGTCGGCAGCTCCGGCTCGCCGGCCAAGGTGGTGGCCATCGACGACGACCGGAAGATCCTCGACTCGATCGAGAGCGGCGCCGTCAGCGCCACCGTCGTGCAGAACCCCGCCGGCCAGGCGGAGATCGGCGCCTGGGCGCTGGCCCTGCTGCAGAGCGAGCAGTGCGTGATGAGCACGCCGGGACAGATCGTCGACTCCGGGTCCTTCGTGGTCACGAAGGACAACCTCACGGACTACGACGAGGACCGGCAGGCCAGGACCGAGGCGCTCAAGAAGCAGTTCGCCGACGAACTGCTGTCCTGCCGCTGA
- a CDS encoding MarR family winged helix-turn-helix transcriptional regulator produces the protein MEIDPGDETPERLKRQLSRLVGMTAAQTHRVAGDALRAVGAHKDHFVVLAALAEFGPASQAALSGRTRIYKSDLVAVLNVLADGGWVRRSPDPADKRRNVITLTDAGGRRLDELDGVLDGVNERIMAPLTRAERAQLFDLLGRVNAHLGAAPDH, from the coding sequence ATGGAGATCGACCCCGGCGACGAGACCCCGGAGCGGCTCAAGCGCCAGCTCTCGCGGCTCGTCGGGATGACGGCCGCCCAGACGCACCGCGTCGCGGGCGACGCGCTACGGGCGGTGGGCGCGCACAAGGACCACTTCGTGGTGCTCGCCGCCCTCGCCGAGTTCGGCCCCGCGAGCCAGGCGGCGCTGTCCGGTCGTACCCGTATCTACAAGAGCGACCTCGTCGCGGTCCTCAACGTGCTCGCGGACGGCGGCTGGGTCCGCCGCTCCCCGGACCCCGCCGACAAGCGCCGCAACGTCATCACCCTCACCGACGCCGGCGGTCGCCGCCTCGACGAACTCGACGGCGTACTCGACGGCGTCAACGAGCGCATCATGGCCCCGCTGACCCGCGCCGAACGCGCGCAGCTCTTCGACCTGCTCGGCCGCGTCAACGCGCACCTCGGCGCCGCACCGGACCACTGA
- a CDS encoding nuclear transport factor 2 family protein, whose amino-acid sequence MPGTETLIRDLADLTARAELADLVARHSLWIDEGRFDETDRLFTPDVVVRSLRGEARGIEALVALARRGHDDLARTLHHKSNLVIEIDGETATVRAHDIAVFVNDDKTQAIAAAIHRYGARRTEAGWRFDSLDITPVALTGPLARAL is encoded by the coding sequence ATGCCCGGCACCGAAACCCTGATCCGCGACCTCGCCGACCTCACCGCCCGCGCCGAACTCGCCGACCTGGTCGCCCGCCACAGCCTGTGGATAGACGAAGGCCGCTTCGACGAGACCGACCGGCTCTTCACCCCGGACGTCGTCGTCAGATCCCTGCGCGGTGAGGCCCGCGGCATCGAGGCGCTCGTCGCCCTCGCCCGCCGCGGCCACGACGACCTCGCCCGTACCCTGCACCACAAGTCCAACCTCGTCATCGAGATCGACGGCGAGACGGCCACGGTCCGGGCCCACGACATCGCCGTCTTCGTCAACGACGACAAGACGCAGGCCATCGCCGCCGCGATCCACCGCTACGGCGCCCGGCGCACCGAGGCCGGCTGGCGCTTCGACAGCCTCGACATCACCCCGGTCGCCCTGACCGGGCCCCTGGCCCGCGCGCTCTAG
- a CDS encoding DinB family protein, whose protein sequence is MTADNRTAPPVLGSERDMLRACLDYHRATLAMKCAGLTDEELRRQSMPPSTLSLLGLVRHLAEVERAWFRRVFEDGDAPMVWSDEIDFQAAYDASASTRAEAFAAWEAEVETSRRIERAAGSLDLTGHQPRWGREVSLRMVMLHVLLEYGRHNGHADLLREGVDGTVGA, encoded by the coding sequence GTGACCGCCGACAACCGCACAGCACCGCCCGTCCTCGGCAGCGAACGCGACATGCTGCGCGCCTGTCTCGACTACCACCGCGCCACCCTCGCCATGAAGTGCGCGGGGCTGACGGACGAGGAGTTGCGGCGGCAGTCGATGCCGCCGTCGACGCTGTCGCTGCTCGGCCTCGTACGGCACCTGGCGGAGGTGGAACGCGCCTGGTTCCGCCGCGTGTTCGAGGACGGCGACGCGCCCATGGTCTGGTCCGACGAGATCGACTTCCAGGCGGCGTACGACGCGAGCGCCTCGACGCGGGCGGAGGCGTTCGCGGCCTGGGAAGCCGAGGTGGAGACCTCGCGCCGCATCGAGCGGGCGGCCGGGTCCCTCGACCTGACCGGCCACCAGCCGCGGTGGGGCAGGGAGGTGTCGCTGCGGATGGTGATGCTGCACGTGCTCCTGGAGTACGGCCGCCACAACGGCCACGCGGACCTCCTCCGCGAGGGCGTCGACGGCACGGTGGGCGCCTGA
- a CDS encoding alpha/beta fold hydrolase: MREIEVESAGGRRLHVYDTGAGRGGGSAGGDDSRLAVFWHHGTPNVGAPPGPLLPVAERLGLRWVSYDRPGYGGSAPWPGRDMASAAALAVRVADELGIERFAAVGHSSGGPHALACGALAPERVAAVVSIAGPAPYGAAGLDWFTGMTASVAGSLRAAVAGRAAKEKHEAEAAYDPEMFTPADHAALAGPWSWFDDVVGPAVAGGPGGLIDDDLANVGPWGFDPAAVAVPTLLLHGGRDRIIPYAHAEWLARRCPAAELWAQPDDGHISVLESAAVAALEWLSAHRQG, encoded by the coding sequence ATGAGGGAGATCGAGGTGGAGTCGGCGGGCGGTCGCCGGCTGCACGTGTACGACACCGGGGCCGGGCGCGGCGGCGGGAGCGCGGGCGGTGACGACTCGCGGCTCGCCGTCTTCTGGCACCACGGAACGCCGAACGTCGGGGCGCCGCCCGGGCCGCTGCTGCCGGTCGCCGAGCGGCTGGGGCTCCGGTGGGTGTCGTACGACCGGCCGGGGTACGGGGGGTCGGCCCCGTGGCCCGGGCGCGACATGGCGTCGGCGGCGGCGCTCGCCGTGCGGGTCGCCGACGAGCTGGGCATCGAGCGCTTCGCCGCCGTGGGGCACTCCAGCGGCGGCCCGCACGCCCTCGCCTGCGGGGCGCTGGCGCCGGAGCGGGTGGCGGCGGTGGTGAGCATCGCGGGGCCGGCGCCGTACGGGGCGGCGGGGCTCGACTGGTTCACCGGGATGACGGCGTCCGTCGCCGGGTCGCTGCGGGCGGCGGTCGCGGGGCGCGCGGCGAAGGAGAAGCACGAGGCGGAGGCGGCGTACGACCCGGAGATGTTCACCCCGGCCGACCACGCGGCGCTGGCCGGCCCGTGGTCCTGGTTCGACGACGTCGTGGGCCCCGCCGTCGCGGGCGGACCGGGCGGGCTGATCGACGACGACCTCGCCAACGTCGGCCCGTGGGGCTTCGACCCGGCCGCCGTCGCCGTACCGACGCTGCTCCTGCACGGCGGCCGGGACCGGATCATCCCGTACGCCCACGCGGAGTGGCTGGCGCGCCGCTGCCCGGCGGCGGAGCTGTGGGCGCAGCCGGACGACGGCCACATATCCGTACTCGAATCCGCCGCGGTGGCGGCGCTGGAGTGGCTCTCCGCGCACCGCCAGGGCTGA
- a CDS encoding serine/threonine-protein kinase → MDSRGAAPNETTETPETPGAGAGRLLGGRYRLTEPLGHGGMGTVWLAHDQVVDRDVAVKEPRLPDTVPDAVRVRMYERMRREARAAARIDHPSVVTVYDVVVEERRPWLVMELVRGQSLAEALESGLLAERDTARVGLAVLEALTAAHEAGVLHRDVKPSNVLRGRHDRLVLTDFGIAHVEGDPRLTDTGAFIGTPEYLAPERARGEQPGPESDLWSLGVLLYVAVEGVSPFRRTNAAATLQAVISAEPPPPEHATGALRDVILRLLAKEPADRPAHAEIRDALRAIVAPSPSPSPSPSPSPSPSPSPSPAPDPLAVPAAAPSAPASPAGAGAGAGGARRWRRRALAGTATTAVLALAAALLLALARPSGDGLPEGWRMAEEEAVRLRIPVPAGYERELDRAAWGDWLGYASPDGRSRIEVAHWDADVRTEREVADSTLAGLERDSGTYRDVDGTVAPAEFQGRRAARLEAETLPASDSGRDALPQHRLNLFYGGRSADEMWSVEVIVEGRPNAGADDAEEMYATVFDHMEIDDEGGARTRR, encoded by the coding sequence ATGGACAGCCGCGGGGCAGCGCCGAACGAGACCACGGAGACCCCGGAGACCCCCGGGGCCGGCGCGGGCCGGTTGCTCGGTGGGCGGTACCGGCTGACCGAGCCCCTCGGGCACGGCGGCATGGGCACCGTGTGGCTCGCGCACGACCAGGTCGTGGACCGCGACGTCGCGGTGAAGGAGCCCCGCCTTCCCGACACCGTGCCCGACGCCGTGCGCGTCCGGATGTACGAGCGCATGCGGCGCGAGGCCAGGGCCGCGGCCCGGATCGACCACCCCTCGGTCGTCACCGTCTACGACGTGGTCGTCGAGGAGAGGCGGCCGTGGCTGGTGATGGAGCTGGTACGCGGCCAGTCGCTGGCCGAGGCGCTGGAGAGCGGGCTGCTGGCCGAGCGCGACACCGCCCGCGTCGGCCTGGCCGTGCTGGAGGCCCTGACCGCCGCCCACGAGGCGGGCGTGCTGCACAGGGACGTCAAGCCCTCCAACGTCCTGAGGGGCCGCCATGACCGGCTCGTGCTCACCGACTTCGGCATCGCGCATGTCGAGGGCGATCCGCGGCTGACCGACACCGGCGCGTTCATCGGCACGCCCGAGTACCTCGCCCCGGAGCGCGCCCGGGGCGAGCAGCCCGGCCCGGAGTCCGACCTGTGGTCGCTGGGCGTGCTGCTCTACGTCGCCGTGGAGGGAGTCTCGCCCTTCCGCCGCACCAACGCCGCCGCCACGCTGCAGGCCGTGATCTCCGCCGAGCCGCCGCCGCCGGAACACGCCACCGGGGCCCTGCGCGACGTCATCCTGCGGCTGCTCGCCAAGGAGCCGGCCGACCGTCCGGCGCACGCAGAGATCCGCGACGCCCTGCGCGCGATCGTCGCCCCGTCCCCGTCCCCGTCCCCGTCCCCGTCTCCGTCTCCGTCTCCGTCTCCGTCCCCGTCCCCGGCTCCGGACCCGCTCGCGGTCCCGGCCGCGGCCCCGTCCGCGCCGGCGTCCCCCGCCGGGGCGGGCGCGGGCGCCGGTGGCGCGCGCAGGTGGCGCCGCCGCGCCCTGGCCGGCACGGCGACGACCGCGGTGCTGGCGCTGGCGGCAGCCCTGCTGCTCGCGCTGGCACGCCCCTCCGGCGACGGCCTGCCCGAGGGGTGGCGGATGGCGGAGGAGGAGGCCGTGCGGCTGCGCATCCCCGTCCCCGCGGGCTACGAGCGCGAACTCGACCGCGCCGCCTGGGGGGACTGGCTCGGCTACGCGTCTCCCGACGGTCGCTCCCGCATCGAGGTCGCGCACTGGGACGCCGACGTACGCACCGAACGCGAGGTGGCCGACTCGACACTGGCCGGCCTCGAACGGGACTCCGGCACGTACCGGGACGTCGACGGGACCGTTGCGCCGGCCGAGTTCCAGGGCCGCCGGGCCGCCCGTCTCGAGGCCGAGACGCTTCCTGCCTCGGACAGCGGCCGTGACGCTCTGCCCCAGCACCGCCTGAACCTCTTCTACGGCGGGCGGAGCGCGGACGAGATGTGGTCCGTCGAAGTGATCGTCGAAGGGCGCCCGAACGCCGGTGCCGACGACGCCGAGGAGATGTACGCCACCGTCTTCGACCACATGGAGATCGACGACGAGGGCGGCGCGCGCACGCGACGCTGA
- a CDS encoding GyrI-like domain-containing protein, translating into MPDNQWTRIADLSDQEPGGPLSVHDAIPQSREEGTELDYYVAAATTEAAPEDFDVLHVPAATWLVLESTGAFPAALQELWPKAFREWFPANPYQSVPGPEMILAEYADEEQTHGRYELWMPVEKATDA; encoded by the coding sequence GTGCCCGACAACCAGTGGACACGGATCGCGGACCTTTCCGACCAGGAGCCGGGCGGTCCGCTCAGCGTGCACGATGCGATCCCACAGTCGCGGGAGGAGGGGACGGAGCTCGACTACTACGTCGCCGCCGCGACGACCGAGGCGGCCCCGGAGGACTTCGACGTGCTCCACGTGCCGGCGGCCACGTGGCTCGTACTGGAGTCGACCGGAGCTTTCCCCGCCGCGCTGCAGGAACTGTGGCCGAAGGCGTTCCGGGAATGGTTCCCCGCGAATCCTTACCAGAGTGTTCCCGGTCCCGAGATGATCCTGGCCGAGTACGCCGACGAGGAGCAGACCCATGGCCGGTACGAGCTGTGGATGCCCGTGGAGAAGGCGACCGACGCGTAG
- a CDS encoding LysE family translocator → MPDSAQLLAFTAAALLLAVIPGPGMLYVAARSLSGGRSVGVRSSVGTAVGGTAHVLAAAVGLSAILATSATAFAVVKYVGAAYLLWLGLTTIRSAGTSATAFDEAPGGPDKGALRQGAVTELLNPKTALFFLTFLPQFCQPENGPVALQAAVLGLISISLNTAIDIVVAFVVGPLGQRLMRNFKLWRRQRQATGGLLVGLGVYTAVRN, encoded by the coding sequence GTGCCGGACTCCGCGCAACTCCTCGCCTTCACGGCCGCCGCGCTGCTGCTTGCGGTCATTCCCGGCCCGGGCATGCTGTACGTCGCGGCGCGCAGTCTCAGCGGTGGTCGCAGCGTCGGTGTTCGATCTTCCGTCGGCACCGCGGTCGGCGGTACCGCCCATGTATTGGCGGCCGCGGTCGGCCTGTCGGCCATCCTCGCCACTTCGGCCACGGCTTTCGCGGTGGTGAAGTATGTCGGCGCCGCGTACCTGTTGTGGCTGGGTCTGACGACCATCCGCAGCGCGGGCACGTCCGCCACGGCTTTCGACGAGGCCCCCGGTGGCCCCGACAAGGGTGCTCTGCGTCAGGGCGCGGTCACCGAGTTGCTCAACCCGAAGACCGCGTTGTTCTTCCTGACGTTCCTGCCGCAGTTCTGCCAGCCGGAGAACGGACCGGTTGCCCTCCAGGCCGCCGTCCTCGGCCTCATCAGCATTTCTCTCAACACCGCCATCGACATCGTCGTCGCCTTCGTCGTCGGGCCGCTCGGCCAACGGCTCATGCGGAATTTCAAGCTGTGGCGGCGGCAGCGCCAGGCGACCGGGGGCCTGCTCGTCGGACTGGGCGTCTACACCGCAGTGCGCAACTGA
- a CDS encoding NADP-dependent oxidoreductase, with translation MRAVQIDRHGGPDALIVREIAEPALAPGEVIIRAAASSLNPVDWKTRAWQVGPRLPATLGRDLAGRVVAANDTAQEGGAPVIAMSAQIATGRGTWSDLVTLPGHLLAPAPSSIALADSASLPLTGTTALQALRSARTAAGERILVIGAAGAVGGLTVQLAHLAGAHVDALVSRSEHEPATLELGAEEVWHRPDDLPRGRYPVILDTAGTDASAALAPGGRYVSIADHPRAVASSNDARAARSLTSLPRWAFPAPAHRSG, from the coding sequence ATGCGTGCGGTCCAGATCGACCGCCACGGCGGCCCCGACGCCCTGATCGTCCGCGAAATAGCGGAACCCGCCCTCGCCCCGGGCGAGGTCATCATCCGCGCGGCGGCCAGCAGCCTCAACCCGGTGGACTGGAAGACCCGCGCCTGGCAGGTCGGACCGCGGCTGCCGGCCACCCTCGGCCGGGACCTGGCCGGCCGCGTCGTCGCCGCCAACGACACCGCCCAAGAGGGGGGCGCCCCGGTGATTGCGATGTCCGCGCAGATCGCCACCGGCCGCGGCACCTGGTCCGACCTGGTCACCCTGCCCGGCCACCTGCTCGCCCCCGCGCCGAGCAGCATCGCGCTGGCCGATTCTGCGTCCCTGCCTCTGACAGGGACGACCGCCCTGCAGGCGCTGCGCAGCGCAAGAACGGCGGCCGGCGAGCGCATCCTGGTCATCGGCGCCGCCGGGGCGGTCGGCGGTCTGACCGTCCAACTCGCCCACCTCGCCGGCGCCCACGTCGACGCCCTGGTCTCCCGGTCCGAACACGAACCGGCCACCCTCGAGCTCGGCGCGGAAGAGGTCTGGCACCGCCCGGACGACCTGCCCCGCGGCCGCTACCCGGTCATCCTCGACACCGCCGGCACCGACGCGTCCGCCGCCCTCGCCCCCGGCGGCCGCTATGTCTCCATCGCCGACCATCCCCGCGCCGTCGCCTCATCGAACGATGCGAGAGCCGCCCGATCACTCACGTCGCTGCCGAGATGGGCATTTCCCGCGCCTGCGCATCGAAGTGGGTGA
- a CDS encoding MFS transporter — MDKTFARLAALCASVFVVGTSEYLVAGLLPEVGADLEVSQGTAGQAVTAYALGVVIGGPVVTMLTARLPRKGLAIGLMLLFAAGSAVSALAPTFTVLLAGRVVSSLSHAAFLALALVMATGLVDEDKTGSAIAAVASGFTVATLLGVPLGSLLGHAAGWRAPFWVLTALTLVAIALLAPVLPRQQAPAARPRDEIGVMLQKPVLLAVATTAVGFSGVAVVYTYITPLLTRVADFSPTAVSALLLAYGAGSFLGNLIAGRLTDKAMSQTVRGVFGGLTGVLAAIPLAVAWQPTAVLAVLVLGLLATATIAPLQGLIMRHAGAAPNLATAVNVGAFNLGVAAGSALGGLIVAAGALRFTGLAGAALSLLGLALTYLVLPRTRTGEHPDNPAVPTAA; from the coding sequence ATGGACAAGACCTTTGCCAGGCTCGCCGCCTTGTGCGCGAGCGTCTTCGTTGTCGGTACGTCGGAATACCTGGTCGCGGGCCTGCTGCCCGAGGTCGGTGCGGATCTGGAGGTGTCGCAGGGCACCGCCGGGCAGGCGGTGACCGCGTACGCGCTCGGCGTGGTGATCGGCGGACCGGTGGTGACCATGCTGACCGCACGCCTGCCCCGTAAAGGTCTGGCGATCGGGCTGATGCTGCTGTTCGCCGCGGGCAGCGCGGTGAGCGCCCTGGCGCCGACGTTCACGGTGCTGCTGGCCGGGCGGGTGGTCTCCTCGCTCAGCCACGCCGCATTCCTGGCGCTGGCGTTGGTGATGGCCACCGGTCTGGTGGACGAGGACAAGACCGGCTCCGCGATCGCCGCCGTGGCGTCCGGCTTCACCGTGGCCACGTTGCTCGGGGTGCCGCTGGGGTCGCTGCTGGGGCATGCTGCCGGGTGGCGCGCCCCGTTCTGGGTGCTCACCGCGCTCACCCTGGTCGCCATCGCGCTGCTGGCGCCGGTGCTGCCCAGGCAGCAGGCGCCGGCCGCCCGCCCGCGGGACGAGATCGGGGTGATGCTGCAAAAGCCGGTGCTGCTGGCGGTCGCCACCACCGCGGTCGGCTTCTCCGGCGTCGCCGTCGTCTACACCTACATCACACCGCTGCTCACCCGCGTCGCGGACTTCTCCCCGACCGCCGTGTCCGCCCTGCTGCTCGCCTACGGCGCCGGCAGCTTCCTGGGCAACCTGATCGCCGGCAGGCTCACCGACAAGGCCATGTCCCAGACCGTGCGCGGGGTGTTTGGCGGGCTGACCGGCGTGCTCGCCGCGATCCCGCTCGCCGTCGCATGGCAGCCCACCGCGGTGCTTGCCGTCCTGGTCCTGGGGCTCCTCGCCACCGCCACGATCGCCCCGCTGCAGGGGCTGATCATGCGCCACGCCGGGGCCGCCCCGAACCTGGCCACCGCCGTCAACGTCGGCGCGTTCAATCTCGGCGTCGCCGCCGGCTCCGCCCTGGGCGGGCTCATCGTGGCCGCCGGGGCGCTGCGCTTCACCGGCCTGGCCGGGGCGGCGCTGAGCCTGCTCGGCCTGGCCCTGACCTACCTGGTCCTGCCCCGCACACGGACCGGCGAGCACCCGGACAACCCGGCGGTTCCCACCGCTGCTTGA
- a CDS encoding MerR family transcriptional regulator: MRIGELSRRTGVHERLLRYYEEQHLLSPERRPSGYREYREDDVTTVRRIRSLLAAGLSTATIATILPCLREEEERLVPTCANLLADLLSERKRISQAITDLQTSRSALDDVIAAAPTDVAERADIAATTHATPTTRA; encoded by the coding sequence GTGCGGATCGGTGAGCTGTCCCGCAGGACCGGCGTCCACGAACGGCTGCTGCGCTACTACGAAGAGCAGCACCTGCTCTCCCCCGAGCGACGGCCCAGCGGCTACCGCGAATACCGCGAGGACGACGTCACGACCGTGCGCCGCATCCGCAGCCTCCTCGCCGCCGGCCTCTCCACCGCCACCATCGCGACGATCCTGCCCTGCCTGCGCGAGGAGGAGGAGCGCCTGGTGCCCACCTGCGCCAACCTCCTCGCCGACCTGCTCTCCGAACGCAAACGGATCTCCCAGGCCATCACCGATCTGCAGACCTCCCGTTCCGCGCTCGACGACGTCATCGCCGCTGCACCCACAGACGTCGCCGAACGCGCCGACATCGCCGCAACGACTCACGCCACACCCACGACGAGGGCGTGA
- a CDS encoding AraC family transcriptional regulator, with the protein MERLNEAMALVEQQLEGDVDVARASRIALMSEHHFRRMFSALAGMPLSEYVRRRRMTIAAASVVSGAEPLQDLAVRFGYGSADAFSRAFRTVHGVGPAGARRPGVVLRSQPKLTFTLTIEGSTAMDYRIVEKNSFSLVGLRTRIPLIHEGVNPAGAAFVEQISEEQ; encoded by the coding sequence ATGGAGCGGCTGAACGAAGCGATGGCCCTCGTGGAACAGCAGTTGGAAGGCGACGTCGATGTGGCTCGCGCGAGTCGCATCGCGTTGATGTCGGAGCATCACTTCCGGCGGATGTTCTCGGCGTTGGCGGGAATGCCGCTGTCCGAGTACGTGCGGCGGCGTCGCATGACCATTGCGGCAGCGTCCGTCGTGTCCGGGGCCGAGCCGTTGCAGGACCTGGCCGTCCGGTTCGGCTACGGATCCGCCGATGCGTTCTCGCGTGCGTTTCGAACCGTGCACGGGGTCGGTCCCGCGGGCGCACGGCGGCCCGGCGTCGTTCTCCGGTCGCAGCCGAAGCTCACGTTCACCCTCACGATCGAAGGGAGCACGGCCATGGATTACCGCATCGTCGAGAAGAACTCGTTCTCGCTCGTGGGCCTGCGGACCCGAATACCGCTCATCCACGAGGGGGTGAACCCTGCCGGTGCCGCATTCGTGGAACAGATCAGTGAGGAACAGTGA
- a CDS encoding SDR family oxidoreductase, producing the protein MSTRLEGKTALVTGATSNIGRAVADAFAAEGAHVAVSGRSAGRGEEVVGAIRARGGRADFVRAALDGSAAASQALAREATGVLGGRIDILVNSAGIYPGDSTVATDEKTFDEVYAINVKAPFFLTAAVAPVMAQAGGGVIINLGSWIARLGVPAGALYSSTKGAVETLTRAWAAEFGPQGVRVNAISPGVVQTPVPGETDAVEAMMKGTPAGRMGTPEEIANAAVYLAGDESAFVHGVVLDVDGGRTTVAVMGG; encoded by the coding sequence ATGTCGACACGCCTTGAGGGCAAGACCGCCCTGGTGACCGGAGCAACCAGCAACATCGGGCGGGCCGTCGCGGACGCGTTCGCGGCTGAGGGGGCGCATGTCGCCGTCTCGGGCCGCAGCGCCGGGCGCGGTGAGGAGGTCGTCGGCGCCATCCGCGCGCGCGGTGGCCGGGCCGACTTCGTGCGGGCGGCCCTGGACGGCTCCGCGGCCGCCTCGCAGGCACTGGCCCGGGAGGCGACGGGGGTCCTCGGGGGCCGCATCGACATCCTGGTCAACAGTGCGGGGATCTATCCCGGAGACAGCACGGTGGCCACCGACGAGAAGACCTTCGACGAGGTCTACGCGATCAACGTGAAGGCCCCGTTCTTCCTCACCGCGGCCGTCGCACCCGTCATGGCACAGGCCGGCGGCGGAGTGATCATCAACCTGGGCTCCTGGATCGCCCGCCTGGGTGTTCCGGCCGGCGCCCTCTACAGCTCCACCAAGGGAGCCGTCGAAACCCTGACCCGGGCCTGGGCCGCGGAGTTCGGGCCGCAGGGCGTACGCGTCAACGCGATCTCCCCGGGCGTCGTGCAGACACCCGTCCCGGGTGAGACCGATGCCGTGGAGGCCATGATGAAGGGCACCCCGGCGGGGCGGATGGGAACCCCCGAGGAGATCGCGAACGCCGCCGTGTACCTCGCGGGTGACGAGTCGGCTTTCGTGCACGGCGTCGTGCTCGACGTCGACGGGGGCCGCACCACCGTCGCCGTCATGGGCGGCTGA
- a CDS encoding TetR/AcrR family transcriptional regulator, protein MRGELTAKGLATRSRIVEGAAAVLREKGVSSATLEDVMVRTRTSKSQLFHYFPAGKDELLLTVARFEADQVLEDQQPYLGRLDSWEAWERWRDVVINRYETQGDECPLGSLFLQVGRSTPGARAIVVELMRRWQESLAAGIRSLQAAGRLPADLDVDARAAALLAAIQGGVSILLSTGQSTHLRVALDQGITDLRRLESAAP, encoded by the coding sequence ATGCGCGGGGAACTGACGGCGAAGGGGCTGGCGACGCGGAGCCGGATCGTCGAGGGGGCGGCGGCGGTGCTGCGGGAGAAGGGTGTCTCCTCGGCGACGCTGGAGGACGTCATGGTGCGGACGCGCACCAGCAAGAGTCAGCTCTTCCACTACTTCCCGGCCGGGAAGGACGAACTGCTGCTCACGGTGGCCCGGTTCGAGGCGGATCAGGTTCTGGAGGACCAGCAGCCGTATCTGGGCCGTCTGGACTCCTGGGAGGCCTGGGAGCGGTGGCGGGACGTCGTGATCAACCGCTACGAGACCCAGGGGGACGAGTGTCCGCTCGGGTCGCTGTTTCTCCAGGTCGGGCGCTCGACCCCCGGGGCGCGGGCGATCGTGGTCGAGTTGATGCGCCGCTGGCAGGAGAGCCTGGCGGCGGGCATCCGGTCGCTGCAGGCGGCCGGCCGGCTTCCCGCCGATCTCGATGTCGACGCCAGGGCCGCCGCGCTGCTGGCCGCGATTCAAGGGGGTGTGTCGATCCTGCTGTCGACGGGTCAGTCCACCCACCTGCGCGTGGCTCTCGACCAGGGGATCACGGACCTGCGCCGCCTGGAAAGCGCGGCACCGTGA